A genomic window from Salvelinus alpinus chromosome 10, SLU_Salpinus.1, whole genome shotgun sequence includes:
- the LOC139531335 gene encoding fibrinogen- and Ig-binding protein-like: MRGAAALLVLLFCVSGAWAQGESGSIKAELKELSNTVVQQKLEPRVTNTELQQRSRIKELKNENAALKARLSASEREVEDLKRAKAALEARVTASERENTAFEARLSVIEREVEELENKKG, from the exons ATGAGGGGTGCTGCAGCTCTGCTGGTGTTGCTGTTCTGTGTGTCTGGAGCATGGGCTCAGGGAGAAAGTGGAAGCATCAAGGCTGAGCTGAAGGAGCTGAGCAACACGGTGGTGCAACAAAAGTTGGAGCCCAGAGTCACAAATACTGAACTGCAGCAGAGGAGCAGGATCAAGGAACTGAAGAACGAGAATGCAG CCTTAAAGGCCAGACTGAGTGCCagtgagagggaggtggaggaccTGAAGAGAGCAAAAGCAG CCCTGGAGGCCAGAGTAACAGCCAGTGAGAGGGAGAACACAG CCTTCGAAGCCAGACTGAGTGTCattgagagggaggtggaggagctggAGAATAAGAAAGGTTAA